Proteins encoded within one genomic window of Brenneria nigrifluens DSM 30175 = ATCC 13028:
- the sctW gene encoding type III secretion system gatekeeper subunit SctW, whose amino-acid sequence MIKMPTVLPSSNALPRPVVVDDDPAPQAAVQQASSHHASPGSPLFTSMEEVAMAFGEQAERRSKSLNRRQIAQQPEARATANVERIEKLTELFRMLENPSQSTLDQQLSRMRDLLMQKDSPSLEAVLEAAGNDPARGDILLRHIQQQSRQLPELAAAAENALQQLHQEKGPEVQAGLNTATAIALFSTQPEQKQAMRDLYYQKIVHQQSASALLDSLLERFDAATFSIGLRTLQRALAADIASLTPSISKAVLSKMLSNLNDSRHLSHTLSSSQTLLTRLANKVPAFTLGAVELTRRLIGLSANGAYARDLHNLGREVAGTQVQHQAMFFSALLPLVSDLPHPLWRDSKNRQTALQLIRGMIGDIAQYEKQQAKSTQHDELIQRNASPQQKQNARESDKGQP is encoded by the coding sequence ATGATCAAAATGCCGACCGTCCTTCCCTCTAGCAACGCTCTGCCGCGCCCTGTCGTCGTGGATGACGATCCTGCACCTCAGGCCGCGGTGCAGCAGGCCAGTTCGCACCACGCGTCTCCTGGCTCGCCGTTATTCACCTCGATGGAAGAAGTAGCGATGGCGTTTGGCGAGCAGGCCGAACGAAGAAGCAAATCGCTGAATCGGCGCCAAATCGCCCAGCAACCGGAGGCTCGCGCCACCGCCAACGTCGAGCGGATTGAAAAACTGACCGAACTGTTCAGGATGCTGGAAAACCCATCGCAAAGTACGCTCGACCAGCAGTTGAGCCGTATGCGCGATCTGTTGATGCAGAAAGACTCGCCGTCTCTTGAGGCTGTACTGGAGGCCGCAGGCAACGATCCGGCACGCGGGGATATTCTGCTGCGCCACATTCAGCAGCAATCCCGCCAACTGCCAGAGCTGGCAGCAGCGGCAGAAAATGCGCTACAGCAGTTGCATCAAGAGAAAGGGCCGGAAGTACAAGCCGGTCTGAATACGGCAACAGCCATTGCGCTGTTCAGCACCCAGCCTGAACAAAAACAGGCGATGCGCGATCTGTACTACCAGAAAATTGTGCATCAGCAGTCGGCCAGCGCGCTGCTGGATTCCCTGTTGGAACGCTTTGATGCCGCAACATTTTCCATTGGGTTGCGCACGTTGCAGCGGGCATTAGCGGCGGATATTGCCTCGCTAACACCGTCTATTTCAAAAGCCGTTCTCAGCAAGATGCTGAGCAACCTCAACGATTCCCGTCACCTGAGTCATACGCTGTCATCCAGCCAGACGCTGCTCACCCGTCTGGCGAACAAAGTACCCGCTTTCACACTCGGTGCCGTGGAGTTAACCCGTCGTCTGATTGGCCTGAGCGCCAACGGAGCCTACGCCCGCGACCTGCATAATCTCGGTCGGGAAGTGGCCGGAACCCAAGTACAGCATCAGGCGATGTTTTTCAGCGCCCTGCTACCGCTCGTCAGTGACCTGCCGCACCCGCTGTGGCGAGACAGTAAAAATCGGCAAACGGCGCTTCAACTGATACGCGGCATGATTGGCGATATCGCCCAATACGAAAAACAGCAGGCCAAAAGCACTCAGCATGATGAACTGATACAGCGGAACGCCTCGCCCCAGCAAAAGCAGAATGCGCGCGAATCGGATAAGGGGCAGCCATGA
- a CDS encoding PAS domain-containing sensor histidine kinase, with the protein MMFTQPFRSDEKTKDPELELVDFAFSRIKDAIYIVNEEQRFCYVNEAATQTLGYSITEFMHLSVADIDPEWGAEHSSPDWLQEYASSVGTTFETKHLTRYGMTIPVEVNFTHFQHRGRSYNMCVVRDIRERKHIEQLAYAREQEFRALVENTPDLIIRFDPNLNCLYANPASLKHLEFTVEQLRGRMITELCAIRMEQLVQQVVDTRSSAEGEVMEVQGKGEQRHHHIHHIRCVPEFDQHGVLVSILTVGRDITAIRYAEKKLSDSHMQLRLLARQREISREEERKHIAQEIHDELGQHLTTIRMSLSLMRMCFAKENPDMQAHLQKLMQLADQTIQVVRNVSTRLRPNVLNMGLTPALEWLCDEFNRHYSANCLLRTPGETLVLNDESTTAAFRVAQESLTNVARYAAATQVLITLENLPDCVVLCIEDNGKGFDSRAKNKNAFGLMSMKERGRMLGGEVIIESAPGKGTQVQLTFPKNGYIR; encoded by the coding sequence ATGATGTTCACCCAACCTTTTCGTTCCGATGAGAAGACCAAAGACCCAGAGCTGGAGCTAGTGGATTTTGCGTTTAGCCGCATCAAAGACGCGATTTATATCGTCAATGAAGAGCAGCGTTTTTGTTATGTCAATGAGGCTGCCACCCAGACGCTGGGCTACAGCATTACGGAGTTCATGCATTTGAGCGTGGCCGATATCGATCCTGAATGGGGCGCTGAGCATAGCTCACCCGACTGGTTGCAGGAGTACGCGTCGAGCGTGGGCACCACGTTTGAAACCAAACACCTCACCCGCTATGGCATGACGATTCCGGTTGAGGTCAATTTCACGCATTTCCAACACAGAGGACGTAGCTACAACATGTGTGTAGTCAGAGATATCAGGGAACGTAAACATATCGAGCAGTTGGCTTACGCGCGGGAACAAGAGTTTCGCGCGCTGGTTGAGAACACACCGGATTTGATTATCCGCTTCGATCCTAATCTGAATTGCCTGTATGCCAATCCTGCCAGCCTGAAACATTTGGAATTTACCGTAGAGCAACTTCGGGGCCGAATGATTACGGAATTGTGTGCAATCCGCATGGAACAGCTGGTGCAGCAGGTTGTCGATACTCGCAGTAGCGCAGAAGGTGAAGTCATGGAAGTGCAGGGGAAAGGTGAGCAACGTCATCACCATATTCATCACATTCGCTGCGTGCCTGAGTTCGATCAGCACGGTGTGCTGGTTTCCATTTTGACCGTAGGACGGGACATTACGGCCATTCGCTATGCGGAGAAGAAGCTGTCCGATTCACATATGCAATTGCGTTTACTGGCGCGTCAGCGTGAGATTTCACGCGAGGAAGAGCGTAAGCATATCGCACAGGAGATTCACGATGAGCTGGGGCAGCACCTGACCACGATTCGCATGAGCCTGTCGCTGATGCGCATGTGTTTTGCCAAGGAAAATCCAGATATGCAGGCACATTTGCAAAAGTTGATGCAGTTGGCTGACCAAACGATTCAGGTGGTGCGTAACGTCTCGACTCGACTCAGACCAAATGTTTTGAACATGGGGCTCACGCCTGCGCTGGAATGGCTTTGCGACGAGTTTAACCGACACTACAGCGCAAACTGCCTGTTGCGAACGCCGGGGGAAACGCTGGTACTTAATGACGAGAGTACCACTGCGGCCTTTCGCGTCGCGCAGGAGTCGTTGACTAACGTGGCGCGTTACGCCGCCGCCACACAGGTGCTTATTACACTGGAGAATCTGCCGGACTGCGTGGTACTGTGCATTGAGGATAACGGCAAAGGATTTGATTCTCGTGCAAAGAATAAGAACGCCTTCGGACTCATGAGCATGAAAGAGCGAGGGCGCATGCTGGGAGGTGAGGTCATCATTGAAAGTGCACCCGGCAAAGGCACGCAGGTGCAGTTAACATTTCCTAAAAATGGCTATATCCGTTAA
- a CDS encoding RNA polymerase sigma factor, translated as MEMSTLKHIEQTPSLYPARAVDWEQVFRQHGKKLHNFIRKRVSNHDDVEDLQQMTYLEVLKHQDKFAGASRPETWVFGIALNLVRNYFKQARHRAQEMGDEMLEHIAIELDPGAITESQRALKRAMDAIVSLPEDTRQMLMQLLDTDASYQDLALQLGIPIGTVRSRLSRARGVIRQAVES; from the coding sequence ATGGAAATGTCTACCCTGAAACACATCGAACAGACCCCTTCGCTTTACCCGGCGCGAGCTGTAGATTGGGAACAGGTGTTTCGTCAACACGGAAAGAAATTGCATAACTTTATCCGCAAACGCGTTAGCAACCATGACGACGTTGAGGATTTACAGCAAATGACCTATCTGGAAGTGCTCAAACATCAGGATAAATTTGCGGGGGCATCTCGACCGGAGACATGGGTGTTCGGCATAGCCCTCAACCTGGTGCGCAACTATTTCAAGCAGGCACGCCATCGCGCTCAGGAAATGGGCGATGAGATGCTGGAACATATCGCGATAGAACTCGATCCCGGCGCCATTACCGAAAGCCAACGAGCACTGAAACGCGCGATGGATGCCATCGTCTCACTGCCTGAGGATACTCGTCAGATGCTGATGCAACTGCTGGATACCGATGCCAGCTATCAGGATCTCGCGTTGCAGTTGGGGATCCCCATCGGTACGGTGCGGTCACGGCTGTCTCGTGCCCGAGGTGTGATCCGTCAGGCTGTTGAATCCTAA